Proteins from a genomic interval of Musa acuminata AAA Group cultivar baxijiao chromosome BXJ1-9, Cavendish_Baxijiao_AAA, whole genome shotgun sequence:
- the LOC103998087 gene encoding pentatricopeptide repeat-containing protein At3g62470, mitochondrial — protein MALLLSNSRHRRPFRLSSSLACDGLRFPSADSRPPDPITPPREDGSGDGGWGGGGGGRPMRLSRGPPLPLPRSPDPPHHRRLHRPRRQTPPFLPRSLPCNYRPPHLQGQVPRFLLNPASPSFSTSSGSHSPSDTDADPDADPDPTCSTQLRPSDPKEVERVCKVIEDLFVSDRNMEAVLDECNIDLNPSLVIDVLERFRHAHKPAYRFFRWAGERSGYSHDSDTYTKMLSVLGKTRQFETMVALLEEMGNKGFLNMDAFKIAIKAFAAAREMKKSMGIFQLMKRFNFEAGLETFNCLIEALAKGKLGKEAQALFEKLKDHYPPDLRTYTLLLLGWCKLKNLVEAGRVWNEMLDKGFKPDVVVHNTMVDGLIRGHRRSDAIKLFELMKAKGPAPNARTYTILIRDLCKVGKMDLAVNCFQEMLDAGCQPNVATYTCLIVGFGNARQMDKVSGLLREMTEKGCPPDAQTYNALIKLMTNRNLPDDAARIYKKMINKGFEPTFHTYNMMMKSYFHGNNYEMGCEVWEEMGRQGICPDVNSYTVFIGGHIRHGRPQEAHRYIEEMISKGMKAPQIDYNKFAADFSRVGKPDMLYELAQKMNFSGKFEVSNVFYGWAERMKNRVKRRVPNQTGKCLF, from the coding sequence ATGGCTCTCCTCCTAAGTAACAGCCGACACCGCCGTCCCTTCCGCCTATCGTCCTCTTTAGCGTGCGATGGCCTCCGGTTCCCCTCCGCCGACTCACGCCCTCCAGATCCGATCACGCCGCCACGGGAAGACGGGTCGGGAGACGGAggctggggaggaggaggagggggaaggcCGATGCGCCTCTCTCGTGGTCCTCCTCTGCCCCTGCCTCGTTCTCCTGATCCTCCTCATCATCGTCGCCTCCATCGTCCTCGCCGTCAAACTCCGCCTTTTCTGCCGCGGTCCCTTCCGTGCAACTATCGCCCACCTCATCTACAAGGACAAGTGCCACGGTTCCTCTTGAACCCTGCATCTCCATCTTTCTCCACCTCCTCCGGCTCCCATTCCCCCTCCGACACTGATGCTGATCCCGATGCCGACCCCGATCCCACCTGCTCGACACAATTAAGACCGTCGGACCCCAAGGAGGTGGAGCGGGTGTGCAAGGTAATCGAAGACCTCTTTGTCTCCGACCGAAACATGGAGGCCGTGCTCGATGAGTGTAACATCGACCTCAACCCTTCCCTTGTGATCGACGTCCTCGAACGCTTCCGCCACGCTCACAAGCCAGCATATCGATTCTTTCGGTGGGCAGGTGAGCGCTCAGGATACTCCCACGATTCTGATACCTACACCAAGATGCTGAGCGTCCTCGGGAAGACTCGGCAGTTCGAGACGATGGTGGCATTGCTTGAAGAAATGGGAAACAAGGGATTTCTGAATATGGATGCCTTCAAGATTGCGATCAAGGCCTTTGCAGCCGCACGCGAGATGAAGAAATCCATGGGGATTTTTCAGCTAATGAAAAGATTCAACTTTGAGGCAGGGCTGGAGACATTCAACTGCTTGATTGAAGCCTTGGCGAAAGGAAAGCTCGGGAAGGAAGCTCAAGCACTGTTTGAGAAGTTGAAGGATCATTACCCGCCTGATCTCCGGACTTATACCCTGCTCCTTCTAGGGTGGTGCAAGCTGAAGAATCTAGTGGAGGCTGGAAGGGTTTGGAATGAGATGTTGGATAAGGGATTCAAGCCAGATGTTGTTGTACATAACACAATGGTTGATGGACTGATTCGGGGACACAGAAGGTCAGATGCGATCAAGCTTTTTGAGCTGATGAAAGCTAAGGGGCCAGCACCAAATGCTAGGACATATACAATCTTGATACGAGACCTTTGCAAGGTTGGAAAGATGGACCTGGCAGTCAATTGTTTCCAGGAAATGCTGGATGCTGGGTGTCAGCCGAATGTTGCAACCTACACTTGCTTGATTGTGGGGTTTGGAAATGCTCGGCAGATGGATAAAGTTTCAGGATTGCTGAGGGAGATGACTGAGAAAGGATGCCCACCAGATGCACAGACATACAATGCCTTGATAAAGCTTATGACCAATAGGAACTTACCAGATGATGCTGCTAGGATTTACAAGAAAATGATTAACAAAGGCTTTGAGCCAACGTTTCACACATATAATATGATGATGAAGTCTTACTTCCATGGAAATAATTATGAAATGGGCTGTGAAGTGTGGGAAGAAATGGGTCGACAGGGGATTTGTCCTGATGTTAATTCTTACACAGTCTTTATTGGAGGGCACATACGGCATGGAAGGCCACAGGAGGCACACAGATACATAGAGGAGATGATAAGCAAAGGAATGAAAGCTCCTCAGATAGACTACAATAAGTTTGCAGCTGATTTTTCTAGGGTCGGAAAGCCTGATATGCTATATGAGTTGGCACAGAAAATGAATTTCTCTGGGAAGTTTGAGGTTTCCAATGTTTTCTATGGTTGGGCAGAGAGAATGAAGAACAGGGTCAAAAGGAGAGTTCCCAATCAGACTGGGAAATGCCTTTTCTAA
- the LOC135593220 gene encoding uncharacterized protein LOC135593220 produces MDAKLEMEEFGNREEIRLLVDDDDGLASSCSPAAALCLCRICHEEEEERNTSMESPCGCSGTLKFAHRECIQRWCDEKGSNVCEICLEKFEPGYTIPEKKALIDVGVTIRGSLEVPRLNYDPRNPEFVADDDAGSDRAECSPASRRRASYCRSIVLLLMMILLMRNLIAVITVGDDRYAFTILTVFLLRASGILLPFYLVMRFVSAFQEAHRQDQLHMENTRRLGWEEEEEEEEEHRIHIRF; encoded by the exons ATGGACGCAAAGCTAGAGATGGAGGAGTTTGGGAACAGAGAGGAGATTCGATTGCTCGTGGATGATGACGATGGGTTGGCTTCCTCTTGTTCTCCTGCCGCTGCCTTGTGCCTCTGCAGGATTTGccatgaggaggaggaagagaggaacACGAGCATGGAATCCCCCTGTGGCTGTTCTGGGACCCTAAAG TTTGCTCACAGGGAATGCATCCAGAGATGGTGCGACGAGAAGGGGAGCAACGTTTGCGAGATTTGCCTCGAG AAATTTGAACCTGGATATACCATCCCTGAGAAGAAGGCCTTGATCGATGTGGGAGTGACCATCAG AGGAAGCTTGGAGGTCCCCAGGCTCAATTACGACCCCCGTAACCCGGAGTTCGTCGCGGACGACGATGCCGGCTCTGATCGCGCCGAGTGCTCTCCCGCGTCGCGTCGACGCGCTTCCTACTGTCGATCGATCGTGCTCCTG CTCATGATGATCTTACTGATGAGAAATCTCATCGCGGTGATCACGGTCGGGGACGATCGCTACGCATTCACCATCCTCACT GTGTTCCTGCTGAGAGCCAGTGGAATCCTGTTGCCATTCTACTTGGTGATGCGGTTCGTTTCGGCGTTCCAGGAAGCACACCGGCAGGATCAGCTCCAT ATGGAAAATACTCGTAGATTGGgatgggaagaagaggaggaggaggaggaggagcacagAATCCATATACGCTTCTGA
- the LOC135593221 gene encoding acetate--CoA ligase CCL3-like, with the protein MAVGSEMEADIDDLPKNPANYMSLTPLWFLDRAALVHPNRLSVVHGPKRFTWSETYQRCRRLASALAARSIGPGCTVAVIAPNIPAIYEAHFGVPMAGAVLNTVNIRLNAATIAFLLGHSSAAVVIVDQEFFTLAEESLKIIAEEKKAAFKPPLLIVVGDETCDPMSLQHALRKGAIDYEKFLESGDPDFAWKPPKDEWHSIALGYTSGTTSSPKGVVLHHRGAYLMALSCALIWGMNEGAVYLWTLPMFHCNGWCYAWTLAALCGTSICLRQVTAKSVYSAIAKQGVTHFCAAPVVLNAIVNAPPSDTILPLPRVVNVNTAGAAPPPSVLAGMTKLGFRVTHTYGLSETFGPSVVCAWKPEWDLLPLEERARVHARQGVRYVGLEGLDVVNMKTMAPVPADGTTLGEIVMRGNVVMKGYLKNPKANAETFAHGWYHSGDIGVKHPDGYIEVKDRAKDIIISGGENISSLEVESYLYMHPAVLEVSVVARPDEQWGESPCAFVTLKEGVDQSNEQALAEDIIKFCRAKMPAYWVPKSVVFGPLPKTATGKIKKHELRTKAKAMGTVKQSRL; encoded by the exons ATGGCGGTGGGCAGCGAGATGGAGGCGGACATCGACGATCTGCCCAAGAACCCCGCCAACTACATGTCCCTGACCCCGCTCTGGTTCCTCGACCGAGCCGCCCTGGTCCACCCGAACCGCCTCTCCGTCGTCCACGGCCCCAAGCGGTTCACCTGGTCGGAGACGTACCAGCGCTGCCGCCGCCTCGCCTCCGCGCTCGCCGCCCGCTCGATCGGCCCAGGATGCAcg GTAGCTGTAATTGCACCAAACATCCCAGCTATCTATGAAGCTCATTTTGGAGTTCCAATGGCTGGAGCAGTCTTGAACACTGTCAACATTCGGTTAAATGCTGCTACAATTGCATTTCTATTGGGGCATTCTTCAGCAGCAGTTGTTATAGTGGACCAGGAATTTTTCACTTTGGCAGAGGAATCATTGAAGATCATAGCAGAGGAAAAGAAAGCCGCTTTCAAACCACCACTTCTCATTGTTGTAGGTGATGAAACATGTGATCCCATGTCTCTTCAACATGCTTTGAGAAAAGGTGCTATTGATTATGAGAAATTTCTGGAATCTGGGGATCCTGATTTTGCTTGGAAGCCACCAAAGGATGAGTGGCACAGCATTGCACTAGGCTACACGTCTGGGACGACGTCCAGCCCCAAGGGAGTGGTGTTGCACCACAGGGGTGCTTATCTTATGGCTCTCAGTTGTGCTTTAATATGGGGAATGAATGAAGGAGCTGTCTACTTGTGGACTTTGCCCATGTTTCATTGCAATGGTTGGTGCTATGCTTGGACATTGGCAGCCCTTTGTGGAACAAGCATATGCCTCCGTCAG GTCACAGCCAAGTCTGTATACTCGGCCATAGCCAAGCAAGGTGTCACCCATTTCTGTGCAGCCCCTGTTGTCCTGAACGCAATCGTCAATGCCCCTCCAAGCGACACCATCCTCCCTCTTCCCCGTGTTGTCAACGTGAACACCGCCGGAGCTGCCCCACCCCCATCGGTGCTGGCAGGAATGACAAAACTTGGTTTCCGTGTCACCCACACATATGGTCTATCGGAGACCTTCGGTCCGTCCGTCGTCTGTGCATGGAAGCCTGAATGGGACCTTCTTCCGCTCGAAGAACGAGCTCGTGTCCATGCTCGCCAAGGTGTTCGCTACGTTGGGCTGGAAGGCCTAGACGTTGTCAACATGAAAACTATGGCTCCGGTCCCTGCTGATGGTACCACTCTCGGGGAAATTGTCATGCGAGGAAATGTTGTCATGAAGGGCTACTTGAAGAACCCAAAGGCAAATGCAGAGACCTTTGCTCATGGTTGGTACCATTCCGGTGACATAGGTGTAAAGCACCCGGACGGATATATAGAAGTGAAGGACCGTGCCAAAGACATTATCATCTCAGGGGGTGAGAACATTAGTAGTTTGGAGGTTGAGAGCTACCTGTACATGCATCCTGCGGTGCTGGAGGTATCAGTGGTGGCTCGACCGGACGAGCAGTGGGGAGAGTCGCCGTGCGCATTTGTGACTCTGAAGGAGGGAGTGGATCAATCCAACGAGCAAGCACTGGCAGAAGATATTATCAAGTTCTGCCGTGCAAAGATGCCGGCATACTGGGTGCCCAAGTCCGTGGTGTTTGGACCGCTGCCAAAGACAGCTACTGGGAAGATTAAGAAGCATGAACTGAGGACGAAGGCCAAGGCAATGGGAACTGTCAAACAGAGCAGGCTGTAA
- the LOC103998173 gene encoding uncharacterized protein LOC103998173 — protein sequence MKSDKGGLKEYWKRPEHRGGGDEGRRRLCRAELGGGGHRRRFWRLKISPRLGFLRATSPQRILPQIRDAYVRMMLRFARATPLGVTYGGGGGGAGAVGFAREPLREYDEKVLVEIYKSLVADSANAGGAVGLRP from the coding sequence ATGAAGTCGGACAAGGGCGGGCTGAAGGAGTACTGGAAGCGGCCCGAGCACCGCGGCGGCGGAGACGAGGGGCGACGGCGCCTGTGCCGCGCGGAGCTCGGCGGGGGCGGGCATCGCCGCCGGTTTTGGCGGCTGAAGATATCGCCGCGGCTGGGGTTCCTCCGTGCGACCTCTCCCCAGCGGATCCTCCCCCAGATCCGCGACGCCTACGTGCGGATGATGCTCCGCTTCGCCAGGGCGACCCCACTCGGCGTCACCTAcggcgggggcgggggcggggCCGGGGCGGTCGGGTTCGCGCGGGAGCCGCTCAGGGAGTACGACGAGAAGGTGCTCGTCGAGATCTACAAGTCACTCGTCGCCGACTCGGCCAATGCGGGAGGCGCGGTCGGTTTGCGGCCATAG